The genomic region GTTGAGGTCGTCCTGCAGCTTGTAACTCAAACAAAGAACTCTCATCTGATGGTTGGATGACAAATGCAATGACATGCAGACAGTGCTGTGGGTACTGATTCCTCTCAGTCTCCATCTTGCTACCTTGCCCCAAAGCTGTTCTGCTGatggtgcctcctctggatttaTAAACTCATGGTGGTGACCATTTGGGCTCATTAGGGATTGCCAGCCACTTTAGTAAGAACAAAGAGAGTTTGGTGTCTTACCCAAATTTCAACTTGGTAATTACAGAGTTCCTTTCTGAATACCAGGAATATTAGTGATTCCTCCTGCTTTAGTCTCTCAGTTATTTGGTGTATGGCTATTACTGACCCATTCCTTCCCAGATGCTATTGCATCCTCCTTGCCTCAGGAATTTACACAGAGCTTCCTTCTTTTACCTGCGCTGTAAAGTCTGTAAAATGCTCTGGGGCCTGCCTGTGTAACAGGCATCACACAAGTGTGTAATAAGATATCAATGTCAATAAAACAAATAGTTATGGGATGGCTGGGGCTAACCCTGCTGTGGGGGAGACAAGTGGGACTTCAGGAATCACTGTGAGAAATGTACCCATCTCTTGCTCCCCAAGGCTTCTGCTGGTGCGCCAGGCAGTGGGCTGCACTGGCAGCCTGGAGGTAAGGGCTGCATCTGCTCTTTGCTCCCCTGTgtctctgggagcagcagtgagactgttGTCTTCAAGGGAGGGGTTCCCCAGCTCAGGGTATTGCTTATCAGTCTCTGCCTTGAGGCTGTTGATTCCTGTTTACCTGCTGATAGAAGTAATCCTGCCTGGAGGAATGTTCCCAGTGCATCCCTCAGCTGAGCACGGATACTGAAGGCCTGCCAGGCAGTCTGGAGAAGCGCTGCTGGTGTACTTCTGTCTTAGGAAGCTAAAAACAGCAGTTCGTGGCCTTCTGGGGTTGGCCCATTCCCTTCCACCCCTTTGGCCCATTTGTGGAGGCGGCTGTAGAGCGGGAAGCCCTTGTTCTCTCGGTAGATGTAGACACCTGTGATGGCATTCCACTGGGGGCTTGGCTGGACGCCCTCCACCGGGAACTCCTgcaccagctccttctcctccttgtcCAGTGCCACAAAGCCAAAGAATTGTTTCACATTCTTGGCTGCCAGGATCCTGGAGTGGACCTCGGCCGTGCGTCGGAAGAGCTTGTCCTCGTTGGAGCGGTACTGGGCCCAGTAGGCCTCCTGCCGGTAGCTCAGCGGCGAGCAGCAGTGCTTCAGGCACTTGGTGAGGAAAATCAGGACCGCAACAATGCCGATGAGCAGCCAGCCGAAGAGctgggagagaagagagaggcTGCGTTAGGACACGGCAAGGTGGTCTTACCTACTCCCTGTGgcttctccctgctgtgcctACCTGGGACTCGTATCTCAGGCGCCGTGTCACCTCGTCCCTGAACTTGGTGAGGTTTGCCGGGACGTCTCTACAGGGGATCTTGGCCAGCACCTCAGCCCCGTACTCAACTGGAAACTTGTCCAGGGAGGATGGCTTGACAAACTCGCTGAGGGCACAGATGTAAGCTTCCCCACGCAGCAGCGAGATGACCGACCAAGTGATGGGTGCCACGGACGCTCGGCCCATGATGGAGCCAAAGAGGAGgaaggtggcagcagcagagaagttCTTGGTGCCGCGCTTGTGGCACTCGGCCACCAGGTTCCAAGTGTGATTGTTCCAGATGACACCAATGAGGAAGAGGGCCAGGGCCGGGACACCGATGGCAGCCAGCCCGTAAATGTAGTTGcgggcaggggagcaggggcagtGGAAGGCGACGACTGAGAAGAGCTCCTCGCTCCCCACTGTGCCCAGGGCCACCAAACCATTGAAAATCATCACGTCTTTGCTCTTGAAGAACAAGGAGAGGAAGCGGAAGTTCTCAG from Camarhynchus parvulus chromosome 6, STF_HiC, whole genome shotgun sequence harbors:
- the CALHM2 gene encoding calcium homeostasis modulator protein 2, whose amino-acid sequence is MAALIAENFRFLSLFFKSKDVMIFNGLVALGTVGSEELFSVVAFHCPCSPARNYIYGLAAIGVPALALFLIGVIWNNHTWNLVAECHKRGTKNFSAAATFLLFGSIMGRASVAPITWSVISLLRGEAYICALSEFVKPSSLDKFPVEYGAEVLAKIPCRDVPANLTKFRDEVTRRLRYESQLFGWLLIGIVAVLIFLTKCLKHCCSPLSYRQEAYWAQYRSNEDKLFRRTAEVHSRILAAKNVKQFFGFVALDKEEKELVQEFPVEGVQPSPQWNAITGVYIYRENKGFPLYSRLHKWAKGVEGNGPTPEGHELLFLAS